CTGTTACTTGCCTCAATGACTTCTTCAATCTCCGACTGACTCGCGTTGTCTATGTGTATTCCCACAGTCACCGCAGTTATCCGCTTGATGGACTTGCATATTCGTTCTGCAAGTGAACTGGCAAGGAGATAGTCCTTGTGACCGGGGAGAGTCAGAGTGCTGACACTGATTGTCATAGCATCTCGGTAGTGACTCCTAGCAGGGTACGCAACTGCCACTCCACCGATGTGATGCTCGTCGCCGCCATAGACGGCCACTAACAGGTCCTGACCCAGTACCTGTGCACTCATCACTAGCCTGTGCTTGCCTACATGAGAGTCGAACTGCATAGTATTCACTCTGAAAGACAACACGCTCTGGCTGTAATGCTTTCGGTCTGGTGCCATGCGGAAACATGGAACAACTCACTGCGAGTCTGCCTCTCTCGACTGGCGTTGCATCCGCCACGAGAGAGTCATTGTCTTGGGATGAGCAGCTCGGTATTCGTCCAGATGACCAATCGCCGTGGAGTGCGGAGCGCCAGTCACAGCATCTGGGTTGGTGTGAGCCTCATCGGAGACCTGCTTGAGAGAGGCTATGAGATAGTCCAGCTCCTCACGCGACTCGCTCTCAGTGGGCTCAATCATGAGACCCTCTGGGACGATAAGTGGAAAGTACACAGTTGGAGCGTGAATGCCAAAGTCGAGGAGCCGCTTTGCAACATTCATTGCACTTACTCCCGTTGAAGTCTTCAGCTGCTCTGCAGACAGTACACACTCGTGCATCCGCGGTGCTCCCGCCGAGAAGGGAAGTGTGTAACCGGGTATCTGGCGCACATGGTGAGCAACATAGTTCGCGTTAAGGACCGCGACTTCAGAGGCTCTCCTGAGACCCTGTCTACCCAGAGCGTATATGTAGGAGTATGCGCGTACTAGGACCCCAAAGTTCCCGTAGAAGCTGTGTACCTTTCCAATTGATCGTGGCAGGTCGTAGTTCAGGTCGAAGCGTCCGTCCGAGAGCCTCACAATCCGTGGGACCGGCAGGAACTCCGCAAGTCGCTCCTTGACCGCGACCGCACCCGCGCCCGGTCCTCCACCTCCGTGAGGAGTCGAGAATGTCTTATGCAGGTTGAGATGAACGACGTCGAAGCCCATGTCACCCGGTCGTGTGATTCCCATTATCGCATTGAAGTTGGCACCGTCATAGTAGAGTAGACCGCCAACATCATGAACTATACCAGCAATCTCCTCAATGTTCTTCTCGAACACGCCAATCGTGTTGGGATTGGTCAGCATGAGACCTGCAGTCTTTGGACCAGCTGCGCTCTTGAGAGCATCGAGATCAACGAGACCATCAGCGTTCGAGGGAATCACTACAACCTCGTAGCCAGCCATCGCTGCTGAGGCGGGGTTTGTTCCGTGCGCAGCGTCGGGAATGAGCATCTCAGTCCTCTGTGCACACTCCTTTGTCACGCACTTGTGATATTCACGCATCAGCATCACACCGGTAAACTCCCCGTGTGCTCCAGCAGCAGGCTGAAGTGTGACAGCATCCATGCCTGTGATCTCTGCAAGCCACCGCTCCAGTTCCCACATTAGCTCCAGCGCGCCTTGAGTGGTACGCACGTCCTGAAGAGGATGAAGCCATGAGAAACCGCGAAGAGCTGCGTTGCGTTCGTTGACGACAGGGTTATACTTCATCGTGCAGCTGCCCAGAGGATAAGTCCCGAGAGTCACTGCGAAGTTCATCTGAGAGAGACGGGTGTAGTGACGTATGACCTGAAGCTCTGTGGTATTTGGTATCAGTGGAGGAGCACTACGTCTCAACTCCGCAGGCACAACTCTGTCTAGTGGGCCGGTCTCCCGCAATACTTCAGGCTCCAGAGGCGGAAAGATGTGGCCTGTCGCGCCGGTCACCGCCTTCTCAAAGATGAGGGGTTCGGGCCATCGGGCCTGCTGGAAACGCCTATCATTCGGACCTGTATAGGGCACTATCATTCACCTCCCGCAATGTCACGGACTGCCTGCACCATGTCGTCAATGACCTTCTTCGACTGCAGCTCTGTCACTGAGAACAACATGGACTCTCCCAAGCTTGGAAACTCAGTGTTCAGAATCCAGCCACCATGGATACCACGCTTGAGTAGGCCCTCATGCACGTCATTGGATTTCAGCCCGTCGGTGAAGCGCACGACGAACCCTTTCCAGATGTGCTTTCCGATCGCGGGAGCAGTCACACCTCTGATCTTGTTCAACTGACTCGCTGCGTAGTTAGACTTGTGAGCGATTATCTCACCGAGCTGACAGAGTCCCTGCGAACCGAGAGTCGACAGGTAGATTGCAGCCGTCACTGCCATCAGTGCTTGGTTGGAACAGATGTTGCTCGTGGCCTTCTCACGACGTATGTGCTGTTCACGAGGACTGAGCGTGAGTACGAATCCCTGGTCTCGTGGTTCTCCGGTCGTGTAGGTCATGCCGACCAATCGACCGGGGAGCTGATAGATGAGCTTGCGGTCGTTTCTGCAGCCGAATACGCCAAGAAGCGGGCCACCGTAGGAAACGGGGTTCCCGAGCATCTGACCTTCCCCAATCACGATGTCAGCTCCATATTGGCCTGGCGGCCGTAGGATTCCCAGAGAGAGGACATCGACGCCAGCCACAAGGAGAGCATCATTCTCATGAACAATGCGGCTTATCTCGTCGACCTGAGTCTCAAGGAATCCCAAGTAACTGGGGTTCTCAACGTAGACTCCTGCGATCTGGTCATCTATCTTTGAGGAGAGATCTGCCAGTGACATGAGGCCAGTCTTCGAGTCAAATGCTACGCGTTCGACCTGTATACCTGCAGGCTCAGCAAGAGTCAACATGGCCCTGTAGTGTGCAGTGTTGATCGTGCCAGGAACCAAGAACTTGGGCTTCTTCTTGTTCACGCGTGACGCCATGCGTGCTGCCTCACCAAGCGCAGTCCCCATGTCATACATACTGCTGTTCACAACGTCAATTTCGAGTAGCTCTGCAAGAAGACTCTGGTACTCGTAGAGTGTCTGGAGCATCCCTTGGCTTATCTCAGGCTGATAGCTTGTATATGCAGTGACGAACTCGGAGCGGCCAGCCACCGCGGTCACTGCAGAAGGAATGTGATGAAAGCCAACACCGGAACCCAAGAACACGCTACCGTCGTCACCGGGCCTGTTCTTCGATGCTAGTTCTTCCACCCGTCGAATCACTTCTAACTCAGTATGCGACGATGGTATGTCAAGATCCCTTCGTAGTCTGAACTTCTCAGGGATATCACCGAATAGCTCGTCAATGGACTTTCGTCCCATGGACTTAAGCATCTCAGCCTCAGTTTCTCTTGACATCGGGATGTATGGATGTTGGAACTCCATTGCAGCGACCCTCGCTCTTTGCTGATGTCTCGGCGCCCCGAGAGCCAAATAGGTCTTCTGACTCTGGCACTGCGGAAACCGTTTTAAAGGCTGTTGAGACTAGCGCACCCCGGGCTGATTCAACTGAAACGATGGCTAATGGAAATACTGGCATGTCCTGTGAAGGATTGCAGGAGTCAGCTCGATTTGGACGTCTTCTCATCTCGCGAAACCTCTTCCAAGGATGGCACAGTCGAGGAGATTGAGGAGGGACTCATAACATGTCCAAAGTGCCATCGCTGGTACCCTGTCATCGAGGGCATAGCATGCATGCTTCCCGACGACCTCCGGTTGAGTGGAAAGCAGAGAATAGAGGAAACAGCGTTCTTGGAGCGATGGAGAGATCGGATACCCACTCACATACTGGAGGACGGAAGACCCTTCGGCCTCCAACCCCAAAGCTGAAATGTCTTACCGTTTTCCAGAAACCCCAATAGCCCCGTGGTGTAGTGGTCAATCATGGCGGGTTTTGGCCTCGCCGACCCAGGTTCGAATCCTGGCGGGGCTACCATATAGTCCGAAGCTAGGTGCGCTCTTTTACACTCAGGTCCTCCATGGAAGGAGAAACCTGCACATTGAAGAGGCGTTTGACCTGTGAGAGGACTAGGTGGTCCCCATTGAGCAGAATGTCAATCATGATGTGTCCAGAGAGACCGGAGGTTGATATCTTCTTCTCAAGCACAGCCTGAACCTGGAACACGCCCGCAGGGTTGTCCATCACAACTGTAATCTGCAGTGGCTTGCCCTTGCCTGGCTGGAGAATGACGTCTTCTATAGCGAGCGCGCTTACAGAGTGAATGTCGACCTTACCCTTCTGATAGGGTATTATGGTTCGTCCCTTGGTCATGTCACAGCCATCACCCAGCTTTGTCATTCCGGCCTCAAGGGTGAGACACTGCGTGTCGTCATCGTGAGCGTAGATGCCGTGCAGGGCGAAGGAGAGTATGTCAGTTGCCTTGGCAGGGTCATCATACAGGTCAAGCAACTTCTCCTCAAGAATGGGTCCCGCAAGTTGTACAGCAGCTTGAGAGTGTTCTGTTCGGTGTATTACCATGCCGATATCGTGAAGATATGTGGATGCCAGCACCACGAGACGTGCATCATCCATGTCTCCGATTCCTTCAGCTACGACGTTGGGCAGGAACGAGGCTGTGAGTATGTCGAATGCGCGTATGGCATTCCAAGATGCAACCTCTGCATGCGTCGGGCCGTGGTCAGTGTATCCAAGTCGTGATACTGCCATCCGATTCGCAGTACGCAGGAAAGCTTGGACACGAGGGGACTTGCTGAGGTATTGGTACATCTCAAGCGACTTGCTGTCGGGAGGTAGGAATTCCTTTACGTCAACTCTCTCCCGATTGAATGGTTCTTGACTTTTGCTCATGGTGAATTCCCCGAGGGAGTAAGCAGATCTCCAGACGTAGGACATTCTCGCAACTCACGTTGGACCGTTTCTATCAACGCGTTTGGTTCCCATACAGTCCAAGAAGGCTCAGACTCGCAGCAACTTCTGAACAATCATCAGACTACGATGACATATCAGACGAGGCGAGAAGCCAGCGCGAGTCCGGGACCTGTGTTGCACAGTGTCTGAAGTCTGCGCAGCGGGACACGACTCCACCCTGTCTGGAGAGATAAGGCTTCCCAAATGGGAATGCCTCAGATCTCTCCAGCCTCTTCGCGCAAGGTCATCAAGATGCGATCACTCGCTGAAACAGCCTGCCGGATGGTCTTGAGGTAGTCTTGGTGTGACTTCTCAAAGGCTGCACGACTTATCTTCTGTGTCTTCTTCCGTGCAAGGAGCTGTCTCAGGCCTGCCTTCGCCCCAGCAATACGCTCCTCTTGAAGTTCGAGCTGAGCGAGAAGGTCCCTGTACTTCGGACCGCAGGCAATCAACTGCTCTCTGAGCTCTGCAACCCTCGACTCGACTGTATCCATCTGGGCCTTGAGGTCTTGTTCTCGCATCATGAACTCCTTCTTCGACACCTTCCCTCGCTTCCGCTCGGCTTCCAGCTTCTCCAAGTCCAGAGCAAGAGCGGTCTTGTTTGAGTACTTGCTGGCGAACTCAGAGAGAAGCGCTGGCGGAGCCACTGATGCTCCTGTTTCCCTCTTGGACACGGACAGGTCCGTTTCTTCAACTGCGTGTGTGGTGACTGTCTTCCTGTAGACGACAAAGACCAGACCGACCAACCCAATCAAGAGGGAGAAGAGAAGGGGACGAGCAGCGGTGGCAAGTGAAACTTGGTAGATGACATACAGTTCAGGTGGATTGAGATGAGATGTGTTATAGCTCACGTATCGCAGGGTTGCATCAAAAGCACCGTAGAGGAGCCGGTATCCCGGCGATGCGTCGATGATAGTCACTCCTGCGGGCATCAGGACATCAACAACATGCGTCGTCACAAGTATCTCCCCGAGTGTTACCATCGGAAGCTCTACCTTGTTTCCTGCAGCAACAGTTTCCTGATAGCTTTGAAGATGAAGGACGTAGTCAACCTTGAAGGTATACTTGTAACCCGGCCAGAACTCCTTGTCACCAAACCGGTCCGCCTTCAGGTTTATACTGTGGGTGAAACTCGCGTTCCAATCATATGATTTGGGCAGTGATGCAGCAAGCAGACCAACTTCATCGTATATGCTGATGGAACTGGCGTACGCCGGAAAGACAATGGGCACCCTGCTCTCCTTAGCAGGACCAGTGTTCTGTAGCGTGATTGTTTCTGTGTAGTAGAGCCAACCCCACGAGTCTATTCGCACTTGTGTGATTCGGTCAGCCACCACTAGTGGTGTATAGGACTTCATGACTATTCGAATCGGATCGACGGACATTGCAGCTACATTGATTCGCACGCCCTCAGGAGAGGTCCCCTGAAGTGTGTCACCACTACGAAACGCGAAGGTCAGAGTTGCTCGTGCCAGAGGATACGGCACGAGAGGGAATCGCAGGCAGTCAAGCTGGTAGAGGTTGTTACCAGCATCGGTAATCACCTGTGTGGAGTGATAGTGGACCGTAACGGTGAATTTGTAGGAGGAGAGTAACCCCACAGGACTTGCCAGCAGTACTCTGAAATGCATCATGCCATCTCGGTCGTCTAGGCGAACTATCGACAGGGTCACAGACTCTTGGTCCGTCGCGGATGCCGAGAGATACTTCGCTGTGTAGTTCTGGTGAATATAGAACTCTATGGCGCTAATTGGAGCGGAGCCATTGTTCTCTACGGTGAACTCGTCGGCAATCTTGAGTTCATGATAGTACAATGTGGAGACTGTCCTTCCCACACTGAGTTTCATGCCCCGCAGTGGTGTTATCGGTATGTCTATTGTGACATTCACATGTGTAACACTGGTCTTGTTCGATGAGTCTGTGGCATTGAACCAGATCATATAGGTCCCGGACCCGTAGGAGGAGAGGTCCTTTCTGGCGGTCCACAGATGGGTCGCGAAATCGTAGTCCAGAGCAGTCCAGCTCCCGGCACCTATCTTATAGGCTGCGCGCCGGACAAGGTATTCGTCAGTCGCATTGAGTTCAAACACAGCAATCTCGTTCACGGTGCTGTTCTGGACAGGTTTGACCACTACAACTTCAGGCGGCTCGTTCGGTACGGCAGTGCCCAGCAGTGGAGCGGACCAGTCCGTGTGCGCTGTGGGCAGACCATCAATGTTCTCCGAACCGCTGAACATGACAATCATTGGATACTGAAGTGCGGTTTCGTTGAGGAACGGGATGTCTCGAGAATCAGTAGAGTTCATTCTAAGAAAGTACTCTATCTGAGTGGTCACGCCATCGTCGCTGGCATTGGACGCGAGAACCCGACTCTGATTGGTGTCAGGGAGGTGGCTGAAGGTCCCGGTGCCATAATCATCTCTGAAGATCACCTTGCTGTAGCTGGCTGGATTGAGGAACGAACTGCCAATCCTAGTGAGCTTGACGACGTATTCGAGATCTTCTCCGTAGAGTGTGTCAGTGGGGTTGGTATATGCTTCTTCTGCAGGGATTATGAAGCGCCGCTCCTCACCAATCCGCATTCCGATGATACCGTCTATGTATCCTTTGAGGAGCCGTTCTTGGTTCAGTGGGGTAGTGGATGTGTCGTCGGGGACCGTCCCGGTCTGGAACAGAGTGCCATTGCGCAGGTATAACTTGTACTCCACAGAGACTGCTTCAGCACCCGTGACTCTCGTGAAGGAATGGTGTGGTGTGCCAGGGGCGTAGCCATAGATGAGGTCGCTGCGGTTGAGACCATCCAAGATGAATGAGTCGCTCGGGTTTTTCCACCCGAGTGCAATCCAACCCTGTGTTCTGCATGATAGACCCACATAAAGGACAGTGGAGTTGTGTTCAAGATAGACGGTGACACCTGTTGCTGAATCGGTATAGCTGTAGGCATACTCCTTAGGGTCGATTATGCCGTCTGCGTGTCCGATGTGAGCGTCCACATAGGGTATGGACATGTTCAGCAGACCTTCGGCAGAGACTTTGCCACCTTCAGGCAAATCCGTGTCGGTCCCATACGTAGTCAATCCCATGAGAGAGCCGGATGCCATCACATTGCTAAACAGGAACAGTAGCAATAAGGAGAAAGTTGCGGCTTGTCGATGCAGATGGCTCACGTTGTATCACCGTGCGTCTTGATGTGTCCACAGGGTCAGCTCAGATATCACTGGACCGCGGACACCGCGCCCAGCTTCTGGTCCGATTAAATAGGTTTCGGACGTTGAACACATGTATCGTGTCTTCCTAGCCAGCTCCTTGCGAATTGTCGAGGGATGTGGGATTGACCACTGAACTGCGACTGTACCTCTTCGAAGCGCCCAGCAATTGGCTTGGCTCATTGATGGCCAATTGGCATGGCAGATTTGGACCCGAAAAGTGTAAAACGAGGACCCGGGTTTCTGCAGAACCTATACAAGGAGCTGACTAGACCCAATGAATACGGTAGCTGCCGGACTGGTAGCATTTCTCGTGGTCCTTCTTGCAACGCCAATCACCATCCGAGCGCTTCTCAGTAAAGGCATGACTGGCACAGACGTTCACAAGGTCAGTCGTCCGGAGATAGCAAAGGGAGGCGGGGTGCTGCTCCTGTTTGGCATTGTGACGGCACTATTGCTAGTGGTCGGCCTGACGACATTCTGCAACGGACAGGTGAGCGCGGGCATACTGGGAGCGCTGGTTGCAATCCTCATGGCCGGGATGATTGGCATAATGGATGACATTCTGGACTTTAGGAACAGGACCAAAGTGATACTCCCCTTGCTCGCATCAATCCCACTTGCTGCCCTGCAGGTCGGCACAACTACCCTCGCAATACCGTTTGTTGGGGTTATCGATCTTGGTGTCTTGTACCCACTTGTTGTTGTACCTTTGATGGTCACATTCATCATTGACTCCACCAACATGTACGCAGGAATGAATGGGCTTGAGGCAGGCCTGACATTCGTGAACGCATCGGCGATAGTGACCTACCTAACACTCATGCCTCTCATTAGGGGCACACCACTTAGTACTGCACAGAATGAGGCGGGATTCATAGCTGCAGCAGTTCTTGGGGCGTCGGCTGCATTTCTTGTCTACAACAGATACCCAGCAAAGATTCTCTCAGGCGATGTGGGACTTCTTCCATTAGGGGCAGCCATGGCAGCGTCACTGATTCTGGGCAACATGGACAGACTTGCGATACTCATGTACACAACGTATGGAATCAACTTCCTGCTGTACATAGTATACAAGACACAAGTGAAACGGAAAGGAATGCCCTATGCGAAGTTTGCCAGTCCGAGGGAAGACGGTACACTCAGCGTTGTGGGACCTTATGCCATGTACTGGATCATTCCACACTTCGTCAGAACAACAGAGAAGCGCAACGTTGAACTCCTAATAGCACTTCAGGCACTGATAGCATATGGTGCGGTCGCAATTCTTCTACTAGGCATCCCGTTAGGAATTGGCTGGATCTAGTTCAGCTTGTCCGGCAGGTAGGTGTCGACGACGAAGTCCACACCATACCGGCTGAACGCCTGCTGCTCCGCCTTCAAGCGGAGTTCTTGAAACTCTCGAATGTACTCCTGCCATGCAGCGTCAGCATAGCGTACGTCGTTCAGCAGCTCGTCCAGTCGCTTCAGGTCAGCATTGGTCATTGGTTCGGTAGGGAGAGCATATTTCTTGATGTCAGCCGCACTGACACCAATCCACTTCGCATCCGGTACGGTGAGGTCCCTGATGTGTGCAGAATTCGCGCTACCTGAAATGATCACACGCGCAATGTGCATACCCCACGGGTCGCCATCTGTGAAGATGTATACCGGCAGACCAAGTTCCTTGTTGAGTCGACGGATTAGACGTCGTGTGGCACGCGGAGACTGCCCGCCCAGATGGACCAAGACTGCTTTGAAGGTCTCCCAGGCGCGGGTCTCGACGAGCCGCGAGAACATACCTCCTGACTCGACTGCAAGCACAATCTCGGCATCTGAACTCACAGGCTCTGCAGTCATGAGAGCAGCTCCAATGGGCAGCCCGTCAGGACTGACTGTGAGGTCCACGGTCCTGCCCGCATAGCCGGGCACAGTGTATCTCATCAGGACCGGCCCATAGACTGAAGAGCGCTCCTCCGAGAAGACCCCGAAGTCTTCTCTTGCCAGCCCGGTGATGCACTCCAAGTCTGTGACAATCCTGTCAGACTCGGCCTGATCCTTGAATTTCACCCCAAAGGCCTCACTGGAGTAGTACAGGTCCCTGAGTGAACTGGTGCGAGAGCAGCTCAGTAGTTTCTTGGCAAAAGACGCAACCCAGAGTGTCTGAGCGAAGCTACGAGCGTGCTTGGAGTTGCCCGAGTCACGGACCACAGTCTGAGGTCCCAGCGCAAATCTCTGTTCGGCCTCACTGAACACAATGTTTGAGGTTTCCCGGTCGGGTATAGACAGCCGCGGAAACTCTCCTCGCCGGATACTCTCAATGACCGCGCTGCCGAGACGGGTCAGGATGTCTATTGGTTGTGAACTATCTCCCATCTTCCTTCACCTCGAAGAGTGCATTGACAAGCGAGTCGATGTCGGAACTATCCTCAGTGCCATCTGTGAGTTCCATTGCAAACCTAGCTATGAGACGCATCTCACGAGACAACTCTCTCATCCTCTTCGACTCCCAAGTGGATTGGACCATCCCCCTAGCTGTAGTCTTGAGCCTTCTTCCAAGCGATCTGTACAGCGCAATCAGTGCCGATTCTATCTCTGCAACTGGTGCAATGGACTGCTTTCCGGCCTCCTTGTAGGGTATCCGGGTGGAACAGACATGGACTGCAAGAATCGGATTGCCCGTCAATCCGGTGCTGTATCGAGACCAGCCAAGACCCCTGTTGACCCTCGTGAGAACACACTCAGCCGCATCGTACAATAGTGGGACTCTGTTTGCAAACCGGTAGAGAAGCGGAAAGTCCAGGTCTGAAGTACCAGCACCAATTGCCAACACGCCCTCCACAATGAACGGGTAGCCTTCCCAATCCCTCACACTGCTACAGGCGTAGCCAAGGGGTCTGCAGTCGAGGACAGCAGCAACAGAATTGAGAAAGCTCTCTTCACCAATCGGGCTGAGACCATCGGAAGATGGAGGTAGTACCCCATCAAAAGTCTTCAGTGCCTTGCTCAACACTATCAGCTCATCACGTGACAGAGTCTCTATACGACGGCTTCCATCAAGAGACAGAAAGGCCAGAAGCCGACTTGCGGTCTGATTGCCCAACTGCTGAAACGAACTCACCAAGAAGTCGCGAAGCCGTGTCTCAGAACGGGACTTGGAAATGAGTCGTCGAAGGAGCTCCAAGTCAGCCGCGCGCGGATGGGGCTTGGTAGGTACTGTCTTGGGAGGAACGGTCCGACACCACGGACCGAATACGATTGTCTGACCGGCTATGCTGGCTTGAATCTCCGCATGGGGAGTGCCCACAGTAGTGAGCCGCAAGTACTCTAGTACCCTGTCTCGTGCCCTCTTCAAGTCCCCCTTGAGCCTTATGTTGACAGTGGTTCCCGTAGTGTCCCGAACTGCTGGTGCCCTATCCTCAATTATCGGTCGATTGTTCTCAATGTCAATGAGAATCCTGAATCTCTCACCCGAGCCACAGCTCGTCCGAGTGTGAATCTCCACAGGCGAGTTCGTCGTCACCTGCCCATACAATACCGCCATCGTGACACCCAGACCGAAGGTTCCCCTTCGCTGTCGCAGGTTATACTTACTTCCATAGAAGACTGTACCAAAGGCGTCAGCCACTTGGTCAGCGGGAACTCCAGAGCCGTTATCAGACACCACAATGGTGAGTGTGCCGGTCTCGTCCTCGTTCAGTTCAACTTGAATTCGCGGAAGGGTTCCGATGTCCTCGCAGGCGTCAAGACTGTTCTCGACTAGCTCCCGGACCGTTGAGTATACTGCTTGCACTTGGTTTCCAAAGCCAGCCATCTGACGGTTTCTGTAGAAGAACTCCGATGGCGAAATCCTTGCGAAAGAATCGGATGTGTCAGATGGCGTCATCGCATGGTCAATGATAGGTCTCATAGCGTTCATATTAGGCGACGTATTACGGACCTACTGCTCCCACAGCTCCACGGATGCACGGGTTATCTCGCGACGCATCTTCTCAAGGTATCCGTATACTGCCGGGTGAGGAGCACCCTGAATGAGCATTTCAATGGCGCGGGTTGCATACTCCAAGCCCGGGTCAACTCCGATTATTGAAGCCGTGTGACCGTACACGCTGACTTTGACCCCGGTTATCTCTTCGATTACGCGTCGTGCACGACCCCTCTCTCCAATCAGTCGTCCGGAAATGCGCTTTATATGGGACGGTGACGACCCGGCATTCTCTTTCAGAGACATCACGACCAGTCGAGCGTCCTCATCAATCAGCGTAAGCGCATTGTGTGGACTGAATCCCCTACCTATAGCATGCACAATGTCACG
The sequence above is a segment of the Candidatus Thorarchaeota archaeon genome. Coding sequences within it:
- a CDS encoding RNA-processing protein (similar to yeast Dim2p protein that is essential for 40S ribosomal subunit; structural studies show binding to 3' end of 16S rRNA in complex with archaeal IF2 alpha), translated to MMHIETLRIPTERVGVIIGRNGRVKKRIESLTNVILEIDHEGLVIIRSPPDTEDPVLLWKARDIVHAIGRGFSPHNALTLIDEDARLVVMSLKENAGSSPSHIKRISGRLIGERGRARRVIEEITGVKVSVYGHTASIIGVDPGLEYATRAIEMLIQGAPHPAVYGYLEKMRREITRASVELWEQ